In Methanothermococcus thermolithotrophicus DSM 2095, one DNA window encodes the following:
- a CDS encoding glycosyltransferase family 2 protein has translation MKNNVFVVIPAYNEEKMIGNTLRRLKNEGYKNLIVVDDGSSDRTSEIAKKEGAIVCRHIINRGLGGALGTGLKCALQYKPNVIVTFDADGQHEPKDIEKIVKPILEDDYEVVVGSRLLDENEVKNMPTVKRIGNWGLNFVTYLMGGHFVTDSQSGLRAFSYGAAEKITNQLKSNRYEVSSEFIVLIKRNNLKFKEVPIKTIYTDYSMARGTNVSTGFKILFKLIIQKLI, from the coding sequence ATGAAAAACAATGTTTTTGTGGTCATCCCCGCATACAATGAAGAAAAGATGATAGGGAACACCCTAAGAAGATTAAAGAATGAGGGATATAAAAATTTAATAGTTGTGGACGATGGGAGCTCTGATAGAACCTCCGAAATAGCAAAAAAGGAAGGTGCAATAGTTTGCAGACATATAATAAATAGAGGGTTAGGTGGAGCTCTGGGAACTGGATTAAAATGTGCTCTACAGTACAAACCAAATGTTATTGTAACATTTGATGCAGACGGACAGCATGAACCAAAGGATATTGAAAAAATCGTAAAACCTATTTTAGAAGATGATTATGAGGTAGTTGTAGGCAGTAGATTATTGGATGAAAATGAAGTTAAAAATATGCCAACTGTTAAAAGGATTGGAAACTGGGGATTAAATTTTGTAACATATTTAATGGGGGGCCATTTTGTAACTGACAGTCAGAGTGGTTTAAGGGCATTTTCTTACGGAGCTGCTGAGAAAATAACCAATCAATTAAAGAGCAATAGATACGAAGTTTCATCAGAGTTTATAGTTTTAATTAAAAGAAACAATTTAAAATTTAAAGAAGTTCCAATAAAAACAATATATACGGATTATTCCATGGCAAGAGGAACGAATGTATCGACAGGATTT
- the arsB gene encoding ACR3 family arsenite efflux transporter, whose translation MSKKGLGFFEKYLSIWVALCIIAGILMGNYLSIIPQTLSKFTIANVNIPIAVLIWAMIYPMMVKIDFRAVEMIRKNYIKGMTITWAVNWLIKPFTMYLFASLFLITIFSKLGFIPLELAKEYVAGAILLGAAPCTAMVFVWSYLTDGDPLYTLVQVATNDLIILIAFAPIVGFLMGISDIPIPYDTLFLSVFLYVVIPLVSGYLSRKYLMAHKGQKWFEKTFIPSLNKVSILSLLMTLVILFSFQGEIILNNPLYILLISIPLTIQTFFVFGLAYTWAKKWKLPHNISAPSALIGASNFFELAVAVAITLFGLNSGAALATVVGVLVEVPLMLTLVWIANKTKW comes from the coding sequence ATGAGTAAAAAAGGATTAGGGTTTTTTGAAAAGTATCTTTCAATATGGGTGGCATTGTGTATAATCGCAGGGATTCTAATGGGCAATTATTTATCAATAATTCCTCAAACACTCTCAAAATTTACGATAGCCAATGTTAACATTCCGATAGCAGTTCTAATATGGGCGATGATTTATCCAATGATGGTAAAGATTGACTTTAGAGCTGTAGAGATGATAAGAAAGAATTACATTAAAGGAATGACAATAACATGGGCTGTAAATTGGTTAATAAAACCATTCACAATGTATCTATTTGCTTCATTATTTTTAATAACGATTTTTTCAAAATTGGGCTTTATTCCATTGGAATTGGCTAAGGAATATGTTGCTGGAGCAATACTTTTAGGAGCAGCTCCATGTACTGCCATGGTGTTTGTTTGGAGTTATTTGACCGATGGAGATCCTTTATATACATTAGTGCAGGTAGCCACAAATGATTTAATAATACTCATCGCCTTTGCTCCAATAGTTGGGTTCTTAATGGGAATAAGCGACATTCCTATTCCTTACGATACGTTGTTCCTTTCAGTATTCTTATACGTAGTTATACCATTAGTTTCTGGATATCTATCAAGGAAGTATCTAATGGCACACAAAGGACAAAAATGGTTTGAAAAAACATTTATACCAAGTTTAAATAAGGTTTCAATATTAAGTTTATTGATGACTCTGGTGATTTTATTCTCATTTCAAGGAGAAATAATACTAAACAATCCCCTGTACATATTGCTGATATCCATACCACTAACAATACAAACATTCTTTGTATTTGGTTTGGCATACACCTGGGCAAAAAAATGGAAATTACCACATAATATCTCTGCTCCGTCAGCACTTATTGGAGCAAGTAACTTCTTTGAGCTTGCGGTTGCAGTTGCGATAACATTATTTGGGCTCAACAGTGGAGCTGCACTTGCAACAGTTGTTGGCGTTCTTGTAGAGGTTCCATTGATGCTAACACTTGTCTGGATTGCAAATAAGACAAAGTGGTGA
- a CDS encoding cupin domain-containing protein, with the protein MIETVYNFTTESDSKIVEKIVNTDEVQIIHMIFPKGEGTPKHFTNSKVHLIVVKGEMTLTLEDQEPKVYPAGSIIHLPFNTKMIAQNLTCDVLEFFVIKAPHPSKIGGPEEPIKINE; encoded by the coding sequence ATGATAGAAACAGTATATAATTTTACAACCGAATCTGATTCAAAGATTGTGGAAAAAATAGTTAATACCGACGAAGTTCAAATTATTCATATGATATTTCCAAAAGGGGAAGGCACACCTAAGCACTTTACAAACTCAAAGGTTCATTTAATAGTTGTAAAGGGAGAGATGACATTAACTTTGGAAGACCAAGAGCCAAAAGTATATCCTGCTGGATCAATAATTCATTTGCCGTTCAATACAAAGATGATTGCTCAAAATTTAACATGTGATGTTCTTGAATTCTTTGTAATCAAAGCACCACATCCTTCAAAAATAGGTGGTCCAGAAGAACCAATTAAAATTAACGAATAA
- the hcp gene encoding hydroxylamine reductase: protein MFCYQCQETAKNTGCTIIGVCGKKDNVANLQDLLVYTVKGLAVVRENLGYSNDKTDRYIVDALFTTITNVNFDDKDIIEKIKEGLALREEAASKSTCPGCGGDLPDCATWTADSDDEIIKKANSLEVSVLATENEDVRSLRELLTYGVKGIAAYLHHAMVLGYDNKDIHKFIRKALVATTDDSLSADELTALVLECGKYAVDTMALLDKANTETYGHPEITEVDIGVRNNPGILISGHDLKDLEQLLEQTKGTGVDVYTHSEMLPAHYYPAFKKYDHFVGNYGGSWWRQKEEFEAFNGPIVMTTNCLVPPAESYKDRIYTTGVVGFPGLKRIPEDENGNKDFSEVIEQAKKCAPPKQLETGKIVGGFAHNQVLALADKVVEAVKSGAIRKFVVMAGCDGRHPSREYYTEFAKKLPNDTVILTAGCAKYRYNKLGLGDIGGIPRVLDAGQCNDCYSLAVIALKLKEVFELDDINDLPIAFNVAWYEQKAVAVLLALLYLGVKDIVLGPTLPAFLSPNVAKVLVEKFGISGITTVDEDIERLINK from the coding sequence ATGTTCTGTTATCAATGCCAAGAAACTGCAAAAAATACTGGATGTACAATCATCGGAGTTTGTGGTAAAAAAGACAACGTGGCAAACCTTCAAGACCTTTTGGTATATACTGTGAAAGGTTTAGCAGTTGTTCGTGAGAATTTAGGATACTCAAACGATAAAACCGATAGATATATCGTAGACGCATTATTTACAACAATTACAAATGTAAATTTCGATGATAAAGATATTATAGAAAAAATAAAAGAAGGTTTGGCACTTCGTGAAGAGGCCGCATCAAAAAGTACATGTCCAGGATGCGGTGGAGATTTGCCTGACTGTGCAACATGGACTGCAGATTCAGACGATGAAATTATAAAAAAGGCAAATTCACTTGAGGTTTCCGTTCTTGCAACAGAAAATGAAGATGTCCGTTCTTTAAGGGAATTATTAACTTACGGGGTTAAAGGTATTGCAGCATATCTACACCACGCCATGGTTTTAGGATATGACAACAAAGATATTCACAAATTTATAAGAAAAGCACTTGTTGCAACAACTGATGATAGCCTATCTGCCGACGAGCTCACAGCACTCGTACTTGAATGTGGTAAATATGCCGTTGATACAATGGCATTACTCGATAAAGCAAATACCGAAACCTACGGACATCCTGAAATAACCGAAGTAGATATTGGGGTTAGAAACAACCCTGGTATTTTAATAAGTGGGCACGATTTGAAAGATTTAGAACAACTCTTAGAACAAACAAAGGGAACTGGTGTTGACGTATATACACACAGTGAAATGTTGCCTGCTCACTACTATCCTGCATTTAAGAAATACGACCACTTTGTAGGAAACTACGGGGGATCATGGTGGAGACAGAAAGAAGAATTTGAAGCATTCAACGGACCAATTGTAATGACTACAAACTGTCTTGTTCCGCCTGCTGAAAGTTATAAGGATAGAATATATACAACAGGAGTTGTAGGATTCCCAGGACTTAAAAGAATACCAGAAGATGAAAATGGAAATAAGGACTTCTCAGAAGTAATCGAACAGGCTAAAAAATGTGCTCCACCAAAACAACTTGAAACTGGTAAGATTGTAGGTGGTTTCGCACACAACCAAGTATTGGCATTAGCAGATAAGGTTGTTGAAGCTGTAAAATCAGGAGCTATAAGAAAATTCGTTGTAATGGCTGGATGTGATGGAAGACATCCTTCAAGAGAATACTACACCGAATTTGCAAAGAAACTTCCAAACGACACAGTCATATTAACCGCAGGATGTGCAAAATATAGATACAATAAATTAGGTTTAGGAGACATTGGTGGAATACCAAGAGTATTAGATGCTGGACAGTGTAACGACTGTTACTCATTAGCAGTTATTGCACTTAAATTAAAAGAAGTATTTGAATTAGATGATATAAACGACCTTCCAATTGCATTCAATGTAGCATGGTACGAACAAAAAGCAGTTGCAGTTCTATTGGCATTACTCTACTTAGGTGTTAAAGATATCGTATTAGGTCCAACACTACCTGCATTCTTATCTCCAAATGTAGCTAAGGTGCTTGTAGAGAAATTTGGAATAAGCGGAATAACCACCGTTGATGAAGATATTGAAAGACTGATAAACAAATAA
- a CDS encoding TatD family hydrolase, which produces MIDAHTHLDVRSFEDMEKMALSGIETIVTCAHDPYKMSVPEVYLDHWDRLINLETKRGKMADVEVKVALGVHPMGYPKNWELLIKKLPGFLDNENVVAIGETGLHYIADEEKNLLREQLILAKDYNMPIIVHTPEKNKKEALVEILKLLDEVKIKDDLVMIDHINKETVELIDRDVYVGLTVQQSMKIDHVEASEIIKNYDKKFILSSDLGSLKADIYALPRTKLHMKKIGVDEKKITDSIYKNAKTFYRL; this is translated from the coding sequence ATGATAGATGCACACACCCATCTAGATGTTAGAAGTTTTGAAGATATGGAAAAGATGGCATTAAGTGGAATTGAAACCATTGTAACATGTGCCCATGACCCATACAAAATGAGTGTTCCAGAAGTTTATCTTGATCACTGGGATAGGTTGATTAATTTAGAAACAAAAAGAGGAAAAATGGCAGATGTGGAAGTTAAGGTAGCGTTGGGAGTTCATCCTATGGGATACCCTAAAAACTGGGAGCTCCTTATAAAAAAACTTCCAGGGTTTTTAGACAATGAAAATGTTGTGGCAATTGGGGAAACTGGATTACATTATATTGCGGACGAAGAAAAAAACCTCCTAAGAGAACAACTAATTCTTGCAAAGGATTACAACATGCCAATAATTGTTCATACTCCGGAGAAGAATAAGAAAGAAGCGTTAGTTGAGATTTTAAAACTTCTCGATGAAGTTAAAATAAAAGACGATTTAGTAATGATAGACCACATAAACAAAGAAACAGTAGAGTTAATCGATAGGGATGTTTACGTTGGTTTGACTGTTCAGCAATCAATGAAAATAGATCATGTTGAGGCATCTGAAATAATAAAGAACTACGATAAAAAATTTATTTTAAGTAGCGATTTAGGAAGTTTAAAGGCAGATATCTATGCACTCCCAAGAACCAAACTCCATATGAAAAAAATAGGGGTTGATGAGAAGAAGATAACTGATTCAATTTACAAAAATGCAAAAACGTTTTACAGGTTATAG
- a CDS encoding arsenate reductase ArsC, whose translation MKVLFVCVHNKRRSIMAEAFGKKYGLNAYSAGLEKTDGVDEKVVEVLKEKNLNVKQKPQTIDEVVREVGNFDVVVTMGCLDKCPFVPAKKHIGWDIEDPADKDIEVYRKVRDEIEKKIEELIQILNY comes from the coding sequence ATGAAGGTTTTGTTTGTTTGTGTACACAATAAAAGAAGAAGTATAATGGCAGAGGCATTTGGGAAGAAATATGGACTAAATGCCTATAGTGCAGGGTTGGAAAAAACCGATGGTGTTGATGAAAAGGTTGTTGAAGTTTTAAAAGAAAAAAATTTAAACGTAAAACAGAAGCCTCAAACAATAGACGAGGTTGTTAGAGAGGTTGGAAATTTTGACGTTGTCGTTACAATGGGATGTTTGGATAAATGCCCATTTGTTCCAGCAAAAAAGCATATAGGTTGGGATATTGAAGACCCTGCAGATAAAGATATTGAAGTTTATAGGAAAGTCAGAGATGAAATCGAGAAGAAAATCGAAGAATTAATCCAGATATTAAATTATTAA
- a CDS encoding DUF166 domain-containing protein codes for MKVTFIYHEGNKRMEKFYKNLLNEPDFCRICEDCYNCRGDWSFKDNVNVLEVKKAYEEFIDNPYEYIPEVPEGDVCIAQLHDDLLYELPLFLKEKNYRALIVPSEAPDDLSIAMRNSLKEMCENNGIEFENPKPFCSLKKVEGKNAINEFIEYFRIGAPEIEAEVVGHTIKDVKVKISSPCGETYYIAKRIKNKGIRELKDEIANAHHNYPCLGSMEYDKELEDTILHEAGYIAIDSIKKALSSHKCKNKFCSKGCGGFL; via the coding sequence ATGAAAGTCACATTTATCTACCATGAGGGAAACAAGAGAATGGAGAAGTTCTATAAAAACCTGCTAAATGAACCAGATTTTTGTAGAATATGTGAGGATTGTTATAACTGTAGAGGAGATTGGAGTTTTAAGGATAATGTAAATGTTTTAGAAGTAAAGAAAGCATACGAGGAATTTATCGACAATCCCTATGAATATATTCCAGAAGTTCCAGAAGGGGATGTTTGTATAGCTCAACTACATGATGATTTACTGTATGAGCTCCCACTGTTTTTAAAGGAAAAAAATTATAGGGCTCTAATAGTACCTTCTGAAGCTCCAGATGATTTATCCATTGCTATGAGAAATAGTTTAAAAGAAATGTGTGAGAACAACGGAATAGAGTTTGAGAATCCAAAACCGTTCTGTTCCTTAAAGAAGGTAGAAGGTAAAAATGCCATAAATGAATTTATAGAATACTTTAGAATTGGAGCTCCAGAGATTGAAGCCGAGGTAGTGGGACATACTATAAAGGATGTTAAAGTTAAAATTTCATCACCATGCGGGGAAACCTACTACATCGCAAAGAGGATAAAAAATAAAGGAATTAGAGAGTTAAAAGATGAAATAGCAAATGCCCACCACAACTATCCGTGTTTGGGAAGTATGGAGTATGACAAGGAATTAGAAGACACGATACTACATGAGGCAGGATACATAGCAATAGACTCTATAAAAAAGGCACTATCATCGCATAAATGTAAAAATAAATTTTGTTCAAAAGGTTGTGGAGGATTCTTATAA